One Roseimaritima multifibrata DNA window includes the following coding sequences:
- the glpK gene encoding glycerol kinase GlpK: MKTILALDQGTTSSRAILFAHDGSIVGVSQREFEQYYPQPGWVEHDANEIWQSQLEVSREVLQQNNLSAADVHAIGITNQRETTLVWDRKTGEPIHHAIVWQDRRTAGECDKIREAGHADLVQRKTGLVIDAYFCATKIRWLLDNVPGARERAEAGELAFGTIDSWLFWKLTNGRVHATDVTNASRTMLLDIASCQWDDELLELFGIPKSLLPEVCPSSHLYGETDPSLFGTPIALGGAAGDQQSALFGQNCTQPGMAKNTYGTGCFMLMNIGDEPAPSKSRLLTTVACSSGDKREYAYEGSIFIAGAIVQWLRDGLGIINSSEEVEALAASVPDSEGVYLVPAFAGLGAPHWDSYARGTLIGMTRGTTKAHIARAALEGIAFQVADVLDAMKKDSGVCIEELRVDGGAAANDLLMQFQADIIGVKVVRPKIIETTAAGAAYVAGLSSGFWKGNEEIAKIWQTDRVFMPQMPKAEAKRRRARWAEALERSKNWVSE, from the coding sequence ATGAAAACGATTTTGGCTTTGGATCAGGGGACAACCAGTTCGCGTGCAATTTTGTTTGCACATGATGGTTCGATTGTGGGAGTTTCGCAGCGTGAATTTGAACAGTATTATCCGCAGCCCGGTTGGGTCGAACACGATGCAAATGAAATCTGGCAGTCGCAACTAGAAGTCAGCCGGGAAGTTCTGCAGCAGAACAATCTTTCGGCCGCCGACGTTCATGCGATCGGGATTACAAACCAGCGTGAAACCACGCTGGTTTGGGACCGGAAAACGGGCGAGCCAATTCATCATGCGATCGTTTGGCAAGATCGTCGGACGGCAGGTGAATGCGACAAAATTCGCGAAGCGGGACACGCGGATTTGGTGCAGCGTAAAACCGGCCTAGTGATTGATGCTTACTTTTGTGCAACCAAGATTCGCTGGCTGTTAGATAATGTCCCCGGCGCCAGGGAACGTGCCGAAGCCGGCGAGTTGGCATTTGGGACGATTGATAGTTGGCTGTTTTGGAAATTGACGAACGGCCGGGTCCATGCGACCGATGTCACCAATGCGTCGCGAACGATGCTGTTGGATATCGCCAGTTGTCAGTGGGATGATGAACTGCTTGAGCTGTTTGGGATTCCCAAATCGCTCCTTCCAGAAGTCTGCCCCTCCAGCCACTTGTACGGGGAAACCGATCCCTCCTTGTTTGGCACCCCGATTGCCTTGGGAGGAGCCGCTGGGGATCAGCAGTCAGCGTTGTTCGGCCAGAATTGCACTCAGCCGGGGATGGCTAAGAACACTTATGGAACCGGCTGTTTCATGCTGATGAATATCGGCGACGAACCGGCGCCTTCCAAGTCGCGGTTGTTGACGACCGTCGCCTGTAGTTCCGGCGATAAACGGGAGTATGCCTACGAGGGTAGTATTTTCATCGCTGGCGCCATCGTGCAGTGGTTGCGAGATGGTTTGGGGATTATCAATAGCTCGGAGGAGGTCGAGGCACTCGCTGCGAGTGTTCCCGATTCGGAAGGCGTCTATCTGGTTCCAGCATTTGCCGGGTTGGGGGCTCCGCACTGGGATTCCTATGCGCGTGGGACTCTGATCGGGATGACTCGCGGAACCACCAAAGCCCACATCGCTCGCGCGGCCTTGGAGGGAATTGCTTTCCAAGTTGCTGATGTCTTGGATGCGATGAAAAAGGATTCAGGCGTTTGCATCGAAGAGTTGCGGGTCGATGGGGGCGCGGCGGCCAATGATCTGTTGATGCAGTTTCAGGCGGATATCATTGGGGTTAAAGTCGTTCGGCCTAAGATCATTGAAACCACAGCCGCCGGTGCCGCGTATGTGGCGGGACTGTCCAGTGGGTTCTGGAAAGGGAATGAAGAAATTGCCAAGATTTGGCAGACCGATCGAGTCTTCATGCCTCAGATGCCAAAAGCGGAAGCCAAGCGACGTCGAGCCCGTTGGGCTGAAGCCTTAGAACGTTCTAAAAACTGGGTCTCCGAGTAA
- a CDS encoding prolipoprotein diacylglyceryl transferase, producing MLRTLFFIPHEVGGIPVFGVGWALLLLLIVAGIYLLVVQRSGGSIADELKQSGWFWGMVAVAIVFVLPSIEIRGHSLVAGQPGPPIGIAIRGYGAMMLLGVASAIALAVYRAPRRGLTSEAIFGLAPWVLVLGIAGARLFYVVEYYDQFEAPTWGETFRNLLDFTGGGLVVYGSIMGGFLGAAIYCYRNKIPLLRLGDVVIPCLFLGIFFGRIGCLLNGCCYGGRCPDNGWALRFPAGSPIYSEQLVTAELAGLSFDISQADELTLPAKVSAVLPGSLAAEEGIQVGQTVTRIAPIYPSLEDLDPMQPEEEIAWQGLRVDVDGKTYRWTNDQLPDRALPVVPSQVISSLAALGLCLLLLVLSPWARRYEGSLVVVGFAGYAIIRFGLEMIRSDEPGQFGTSLTISQWVSLATLLAASGLAVYVWKTSRPPAPSTDT from the coding sequence TTTTTTATTCCCCATGAAGTGGGTGGGATTCCCGTTTTCGGAGTCGGTTGGGCGTTATTGCTGCTGCTGATCGTTGCTGGCATCTATTTGTTGGTCGTGCAACGAAGTGGTGGCTCGATTGCGGATGAGCTAAAGCAAAGTGGATGGTTTTGGGGCATGGTCGCTGTAGCGATCGTCTTTGTATTGCCCAGTATCGAAATTCGTGGGCATTCACTTGTCGCCGGTCAGCCGGGGCCTCCGATCGGAATCGCCATCCGTGGGTATGGCGCCATGATGTTATTGGGGGTCGCGTCGGCGATCGCTTTGGCGGTTTACCGGGCGCCCCGCCGCGGATTGACCTCGGAGGCCATTTTCGGATTGGCGCCATGGGTGCTGGTTCTGGGGATTGCCGGAGCGCGGTTGTTTTATGTCGTTGAGTATTACGATCAGTTCGAAGCTCCGACGTGGGGCGAAACCTTCCGCAACCTGCTTGATTTTACTGGGGGTGGTCTGGTCGTTTACGGTTCGATCATGGGCGGTTTTCTGGGAGCCGCGATCTACTGTTATCGAAACAAGATCCCTCTGCTTCGACTTGGCGACGTCGTAATCCCTTGCCTCTTTCTGGGGATCTTTTTCGGCCGGATTGGCTGCCTGCTGAACGGTTGTTGCTACGGCGGACGTTGCCCTGATAACGGCTGGGCGTTGCGTTTTCCTGCCGGCAGTCCGATCTATTCGGAACAGCTGGTGACGGCTGAATTGGCGGGGTTAAGTTTTGATATCAGCCAGGCCGATGAACTGACCTTGCCGGCTAAGGTGTCCGCAGTTCTGCCAGGAAGTCTTGCTGCAGAGGAAGGCATTCAAGTCGGCCAAACCGTTACCCGTATCGCTCCTATCTATCCGTCCTTGGAGGATCTCGATCCGATGCAACCGGAAGAAGAGATCGCCTGGCAGGGATTGAGAGTCGACGTGGATGGTAAAACGTATCGATGGACCAACGATCAGCTTCCCGATCGCGCATTGCCGGTGGTCCCGTCGCAGGTAATCAGTAGCCTCGCCGCACTGGGGCTTTGTTTATTGCTGCTGGTTCTTTCGCCTTGGGCACGGCGATATGAAGGGTCTTTGGTTGTGGTCGGTTTCGCGGGGTATGCCATCATTCGGTTTGGTTTGGAAATGATTCGCAGTGACGAACCGGGCCAGTTTGGTACTTCATTGACCATTTCGCAGTGGGTTAGTTTGGCGACATTGCTGGCCGCTTCGGGGTTAGCTGTCTACGTCTGGAAAACCAGTCGTCCGCCCGCTCCAAGTACTGATACTTAG
- a CDS encoding outer membrane protein assembly factor BamB family protein, producing the protein MVSTEMPKQNYPLVLKIVAITCFMVTAADAQNVFRPIDTSGGFIEAPRAIRQQLSESERAISEKRYSDAVLGLGKLLQRSNELGLEEDIAGQDFFLDANEDLDSIAIKSLLRRAEDQLGALPPEGLELYELNYGAAARKELDAATTNRDWNGLRDVVRRYFHTKAGYQSAYLWGYHELATGRPLAASVRFGRLATQPNAAKQLGGQLDVALARSLQLANRDPKQITAAMRPVAGQSPATDGSDSQQQRAKEYKIGEATVPAAEVGNESDWLEEHFAKLQRSSPPIPMDYPVAGGDASRSLNEGGQKPLSSERWLLPTTSGDLETRTIRDAAQAFASQGELPPPSWLPLRVGNQLLMRTTERLMGVDFETGKRTWEYPWESAAPKETSMSVGEEISTDSDQLNQRVWYDLPYGRISSDGKRVFLLEDLGKVQTVQAYPAFGFQPIRQGVSDRKNAGSNTLVALNIESEGKLLWQTGVGEEIPSIYTEAFFLGPPLPVNGQLYVLAELEGDIFLLCMDPKTGTPLWRQQILAMEAGGIENDPIRRISGAMPAYQDGVLVCPTSAGAVVAIDLASRSLLWGAKYKRSRSITNPRNMNSSVDSNRMMQRWYDGTPQIVDGTVYITPVDSDRLHALDLLTGKPRFPEIQRSDMRYLAGIRDEQIIIVGTREVHAYEVKTGRRRWTTALNESGQNAQVSGLSTFGGNLLFVPMSDRQIITIDLAQGIITHRQPTNFELGNLLQAGGQLISQSPTEVAVAFGQQWLRPTVEEHLAQNPKDLWAIKRKAQLLIEDGQTEDALEWLATAREIAPQDEEARSLSVTAMLGALRSDFESHVDLLAPLQTLVRMPNRQAEMLALMARGNVQQGHPLKAIEQLIEHSSLLIQESNLLTDAEPIPTADSYAHPSLDSWIAGQVRKSFEIASPEEAEEMNQAVSLHLETAYSKSTRAFERALHHFSSAAGANAGRLKLVDRLIREDAGLRAERLVKAALLQSDLQPAQESEFRLRLAEIYAQGNFREDVQEQLALLSSDDLDEGKQAILANLQAQIQSDKPITWPAHVHTRWNDSQQRIGTPPAPELLEILAQQGAHLQGWQIVTEEGKSLSLRDPQGRITAIPMDHRDNRSQGQRIAVLDGGLMVALMPTELVAVDLFSASQGSRDSVLWRHAWRNELGGRIARHNTFGTPFGDHYKTYEIDDPLRNSPKGEYRLGPIMENNLYILNAGDLQAIHTISGTRQWSNSGAPRTGHILASPQQIAVASPQSGDNRIDFFSTADGMKVDSKPWPAGEKIWSTAGRNLLTYEETKDAKEIVVRLRDLFADKIILEESLQGPETAGDKIKGDITDGRWLSILHPEGKVIVWDLVNGSEVLSEEIEPIEKLSGLQAVARGNRLILLPETSMPVERVPNTVPLIAQSENHVRVDGPLIGIDLKAGKIAWNVPLEDGPWGCTVGQATGSPLLIFSRALMIHSPTRTGPPTRELSLLAVDIQTGETKAKRTNLRIRSTGNDVATLLNVDTNEKVVAAMVGASFMQFMYSDDPPPETPEAEAPNADELDEDENFNEPFGIFN; encoded by the coding sequence ATGGTTTCCACTGAAATGCCCAAACAAAACTACCCGTTAGTTTTAAAGATCGTTGCAATCACCTGCTTTATGGTGACGGCAGCGGACGCTCAAAATGTCTTCCGTCCGATCGACACATCGGGGGGGTTCATCGAAGCGCCCCGAGCTATCCGTCAGCAATTAAGCGAATCGGAACGCGCGATTTCGGAGAAACGCTATAGCGATGCGGTTCTCGGACTAGGGAAACTTCTGCAGCGTTCCAACGAACTAGGTCTGGAAGAGGACATCGCGGGGCAAGATTTCTTCTTGGATGCAAACGAAGACCTCGACAGCATCGCGATCAAGAGCCTCCTCCGTCGTGCGGAAGACCAACTGGGCGCGTTGCCTCCCGAAGGTCTTGAATTGTATGAACTGAATTACGGTGCCGCGGCCAGGAAAGAACTAGATGCCGCCACCACAAACCGTGACTGGAATGGGCTTCGCGATGTCGTCCGGCGTTACTTCCATACCAAGGCTGGCTATCAATCGGCTTACCTGTGGGGTTATCACGAATTAGCGACGGGGCGACCGCTGGCGGCGTCCGTTCGGTTTGGGCGACTTGCCACTCAGCCCAACGCGGCAAAACAACTGGGCGGCCAATTGGATGTTGCCCTGGCGCGTTCGCTGCAATTAGCGAATCGAGATCCCAAACAAATCACCGCAGCGATGCGTCCGGTAGCAGGCCAATCCCCAGCAACGGACGGATCGGATTCCCAGCAACAACGCGCCAAGGAATACAAGATCGGAGAAGCGACGGTGCCCGCCGCGGAAGTGGGAAACGAATCCGACTGGCTGGAGGAACACTTTGCGAAACTACAGCGAAGTTCGCCACCGATTCCGATGGACTACCCGGTTGCTGGTGGAGACGCCAGCCGATCATTGAACGAAGGAGGGCAAAAACCACTCAGCTCCGAACGCTGGCTCCTGCCGACGACCTCCGGCGATCTGGAAACCCGCACCATCCGCGACGCGGCCCAAGCGTTTGCTTCGCAAGGTGAACTTCCCCCTCCGTCTTGGCTGCCACTTCGCGTGGGCAATCAACTGCTGATGCGGACGACGGAACGTCTGATGGGAGTCGATTTTGAAACGGGCAAACGCACGTGGGAGTACCCATGGGAAAGTGCGGCTCCCAAAGAGACATCGATGTCGGTGGGTGAAGAAATCTCCACCGATTCCGACCAGCTAAACCAACGCGTCTGGTACGACCTCCCTTACGGCCGAATCAGCAGCGATGGCAAACGTGTTTTCCTCCTGGAAGACCTCGGCAAGGTGCAGACGGTCCAGGCCTACCCAGCCTTCGGATTCCAGCCGATCCGCCAAGGGGTTTCCGATCGAAAAAACGCCGGGTCCAACACCCTGGTAGCCCTCAATATTGAATCCGAAGGCAAACTGCTGTGGCAGACGGGAGTTGGAGAAGAGATCCCTTCGATCTACACCGAAGCCTTTTTCCTTGGACCTCCTTTGCCGGTGAACGGACAGCTGTATGTACTGGCCGAACTGGAAGGCGATATCTTTCTGCTGTGCATGGATCCAAAAACCGGCACGCCGCTATGGCGACAGCAGATTTTGGCGATGGAAGCTGGCGGCATCGAAAACGATCCCATCCGCCGTATTTCCGGAGCGATGCCCGCTTATCAAGATGGCGTTTTGGTCTGCCCAACCAGCGCTGGAGCCGTCGTGGCAATCGACCTGGCTTCACGCAGTTTGCTCTGGGGTGCAAAATACAAGCGCAGCCGCAGCATCACCAATCCGCGAAACATGAACAGCTCCGTCGATTCCAATCGCATGATGCAGCGTTGGTATGACGGAACCCCGCAAATCGTTGACGGCACGGTCTACATAACCCCTGTCGATTCCGATCGTTTACATGCGTTGGACCTTCTGACAGGGAAACCCCGCTTTCCTGAAATCCAACGTTCCGACATGCGGTATTTGGCGGGAATCCGGGACGAACAAATCATCATTGTGGGGACTCGCGAAGTCCATGCCTATGAAGTCAAAACGGGACGTCGACGCTGGACCACGGCGCTGAACGAATCCGGGCAGAACGCCCAGGTTTCCGGACTTAGCACCTTCGGCGGCAACCTTCTTTTTGTCCCGATGAGCGATCGTCAGATCATCACAATCGATCTCGCTCAGGGCATCATTACCCATCGCCAACCGACCAATTTTGAACTCGGCAATCTCCTCCAAGCCGGTGGTCAATTAATCAGCCAAAGCCCCACCGAAGTTGCGGTTGCGTTTGGTCAACAATGGCTCCGTCCCACCGTCGAAGAGCACCTTGCCCAAAACCCAAAAGACCTTTGGGCGATCAAACGAAAAGCCCAACTGTTGATCGAAGACGGCCAAACCGAAGATGCCTTGGAGTGGCTGGCCACCGCAAGAGAGATCGCCCCGCAGGACGAGGAGGCTCGGTCCCTTTCGGTGACAGCGATGCTAGGGGCGCTTCGCAGTGATTTTGAAAGCCACGTGGACCTGCTGGCCCCACTGCAAACGCTTGTCCGAATGCCCAACCGCCAAGCAGAAATGTTGGCACTGATGGCGCGTGGGAATGTCCAGCAAGGACACCCGCTAAAAGCGATCGAACAACTGATTGAGCACTCCTCTTTGTTGATCCAAGAATCCAACTTGCTTACCGATGCCGAACCGATTCCAACAGCCGATTCCTACGCGCATCCCTCGCTGGATAGCTGGATCGCAGGACAGGTGCGGAAGAGCTTTGAAATCGCCAGCCCTGAAGAAGCGGAGGAAATGAACCAAGCCGTTTCGCTTCATCTGGAGACAGCCTATTCCAAATCGACCCGAGCCTTTGAGCGGGCTTTGCATCATTTCTCGTCGGCGGCGGGAGCCAATGCAGGTCGACTAAAACTTGTCGATCGGCTGATCCGCGAAGATGCTGGACTGCGGGCCGAACGCTTGGTCAAAGCGGCCTTGCTGCAATCCGATCTACAGCCCGCTCAGGAATCCGAATTCCGTTTGCGTCTTGCTGAAATTTACGCCCAAGGCAACTTCCGCGAAGACGTACAGGAACAACTGGCACTCCTATCATCCGACGACTTGGACGAAGGGAAACAAGCGATTCTCGCTAATTTGCAGGCGCAAATACAGTCCGACAAACCAATCACTTGGCCGGCTCACGTCCATACCCGATGGAACGATTCACAACAGCGAATCGGAACCCCACCCGCGCCTGAATTGCTTGAAATACTGGCTCAACAGGGAGCCCACCTGCAAGGCTGGCAGATCGTTACCGAAGAAGGCAAATCCCTTAGCCTCCGTGATCCGCAAGGCCGCATCACCGCGATCCCAATGGATCATCGCGATAACCGCAGCCAAGGACAGCGGATCGCCGTTCTGGATGGCGGGCTGATGGTTGCGTTAATGCCAACGGAATTAGTGGCCGTCGACCTTTTTAGTGCCAGCCAAGGAAGTCGCGATTCCGTCCTCTGGCGGCATGCCTGGAGAAACGAATTGGGAGGGCGAATCGCCCGCCATAACACCTTTGGCACTCCGTTTGGCGATCACTACAAAACCTACGAAATCGATGATCCTCTTCGCAATTCACCAAAGGGCGAATATCGACTTGGCCCGATCATGGAGAACAACCTTTACATCCTCAATGCAGGTGACCTGCAAGCGATCCATACCATCAGCGGAACACGCCAGTGGTCTAACAGCGGAGCTCCTCGCACGGGACATATCCTTGCCTCCCCTCAGCAGATCGCAGTCGCTTCGCCTCAGTCAGGTGACAACCGAATCGATTTCTTTTCGACGGCCGATGGAATGAAGGTTGATAGTAAACCGTGGCCCGCCGGCGAAAAAATCTGGTCGACCGCCGGACGCAACCTGCTGACGTACGAAGAAACAAAAGACGCGAAAGAAATTGTCGTTCGCCTTCGAGACTTGTTTGCAGACAAAATTATCCTTGAGGAATCTTTGCAAGGGCCTGAGACAGCTGGTGATAAAATCAAGGGAGACATCACCGACGGACGTTGGCTATCCATTCTGCATCCAGAAGGAAAAGTGATCGTCTGGGATCTGGTAAATGGAAGCGAAGTCCTTTCGGAAGAAATCGAGCCGATCGAAAAGTTAAGCGGACTCCAGGCGGTCGCCCGCGGCAATCGCTTGATCCTATTGCCCGAAACGAGCATGCCGGTTGAACGTGTCCCCAACACCGTTCCATTGATCGCACAATCCGAAAACCACGTACGAGTCGATGGGCCTCTGATCGGGATCGATCTAAAAGCCGGCAAAATCGCCTGGAACGTACCGCTGGAAGACGGACCATGGGGCTGCACAGTCGGCCAAGCAACCGGTTCGCCTCTGCTGATTTTCAGTCGAGCGTTAATGATTCATTCACCCACCAGAACCGGCCCTCCAACACGTGAACTGTCCCTTCTAGCGGTCGACATTCAGACGGGCGAAACCAAAGCGAAACGTACCAATTTAAGAATCCGCTCCACCGGCAACGACGTGGCAACTTTGCTGAACGTCGATACCAATGAAAAAGTGGTCGCGGCGATGGTCGGTGCCTCGTTCATGCAGTTCATGTACTCGGACGATCCTCCGCCAGAAACCCCCGAAGCGGAAGCTCCGAACGCCGACGAACTAGATGAAGACGAAAACTTCAACGAACCCTTTGGGATCTTCAATTAG
- a CDS encoding cytochrome c oxidase assembly factor Coa1 family protein, whose translation MSMVNDGFGPNPNLPQQAPKKSNALKWVLGILAVLGVTGLLCCGGCLLMAKMGFDQVGKQIVAQVENDPVIVEHLGQNLTASMEIMATGELQQATGDSDAMSFAISGDKGSGQLTGTQVGPNQFGNFVLIKDGQSYPLGK comes from the coding sequence ATGTCCATGGTCAATGACGGTTTTGGGCCAAATCCGAACCTTCCGCAGCAAGCTCCGAAAAAATCCAATGCCCTTAAGTGGGTGCTGGGAATTTTGGCAGTGCTAGGCGTGACCGGTCTATTATGCTGCGGCGGCTGCCTTTTGATGGCAAAAATGGGCTTTGACCAAGTTGGCAAACAAATCGTCGCACAGGTTGAAAACGACCCGGTCATCGTCGAACATCTCGGCCAGAACCTCACCGCCAGCATGGAGATCATGGCGACCGGTGAACTGCAACAGGCGACCGGAGACAGCGACGCGATGTCGTTCGCCATTTCAGGCGACAAAGGATCCGGCCAGTTAACAGGAACCCAAGTTGGCCCCAACCAGTTTGGTAATTTTGTGCTTATAAAAGACGGGCAAAGTTACCCGCTAGGCAAATAG
- a CDS encoding peptidylprolyl isomerase codes for MKVATFDTARGEIRIQLHDDKTPKTVANFEKLVADGFYDGLVFHRVIPDFMVQGGCPQGTGTGGPGYKFEDEFHAELTHDGPGVLSMANAGPNTNGSQFFITHVATPWLDNKHSIFGKVLEGQDVVDSIEQGDKINKITISEE; via the coding sequence ATGAAAGTCGCAACCTTCGACACCGCACGTGGCGAAATCCGCATTCAACTGCACGATGACAAAACTCCGAAAACCGTCGCCAACTTTGAAAAATTGGTCGCCGATGGTTTTTACGATGGCTTGGTATTCCATCGTGTGATCCCTGATTTCATGGTCCAAGGCGGTTGCCCCCAAGGGACCGGAACCGGTGGACCTGGCTACAAATTCGAAGACGAATTTCACGCCGAACTGACTCACGATGGACCAGGCGTCCTCTCGATGGCCAACGCCGGACCGAACACCAACGGTTCACAATTTTTCATCACCCATGTCGCAACTCCATGGTTGGACAACAAACACAGCATCTTCGGCAAAGTCCTGGAAGGACAAGATGTCGTTGACAGCATCGAACAGGGTGACAAAATCAACAAGATCACCATCAGCGAAGAATAA
- a CDS encoding MIP/aquaporin family protein — protein sequence MHPYVAEFVGTTFLILFGNGVVANVVLPKTKGNSGGWIVIAAGWGLAVFIGAFCANEFSGAHLNPAVTLAMYLAGGLSLPDSFGYVGAQMLGAMTGALLVYVFYREHFRQASDDPNAMLACFSTSPNIRNLPQAFVCEVIGTFALILPIFLLVAPGFSSGVEPSDGDPVLGLGSIGLLPVGLLVLGIGLSLGGTTGYAINPARDLGPRLIHALLPIKGKQGSDWQYAWVPVLGPLTGAALAVLVNAFL from the coding sequence ATGCACCCGTATGTTGCTGAGTTTGTCGGGACAACGTTCCTGATTCTGTTTGGTAATGGCGTCGTCGCCAATGTTGTTCTGCCAAAGACCAAAGGGAATAGCGGGGGCTGGATTGTGATCGCTGCTGGGTGGGGGCTGGCGGTTTTTATCGGAGCATTCTGTGCGAATGAATTCAGTGGAGCTCATCTGAATCCGGCGGTAACGTTGGCGATGTACTTGGCGGGAGGTCTGTCGCTGCCCGACAGTTTCGGGTACGTCGGAGCCCAGATGTTGGGAGCAATGACCGGAGCCCTCTTGGTTTATGTCTTCTACCGTGAACATTTTCGCCAAGCGTCCGACGACCCCAATGCGATGTTGGCCTGTTTTAGCACGTCTCCCAATATTCGTAATCTTCCTCAGGCGTTTGTTTGCGAGGTGATTGGCACCTTCGCGCTGATCCTGCCGATTTTCTTGCTGGTGGCCCCGGGTTTCAGTTCGGGTGTTGAACCGAGTGATGGCGACCCCGTGCTAGGGTTGGGGTCGATTGGATTGTTACCGGTCGGTTTGTTGGTGCTGGGGATTGGATTGTCGCTAGGAGGGACCACCGGTTACGCGATTAATCCAGCACGCGACCTTGGGCCGCGACTGATCCATGCTTTGCTGCCGATCAAAGGGAAGCAAGGGAGCGATTGGCAGTACGCGTGGGTTCCTGTGCTGGGACCATTAACCGGTGCCGCCTTGGCTGTCTTGGTTAACGCGTTTCTGTAA
- a CDS encoding glycerol-3-phosphate dehydrogenase/oxidase, translating to MQRNTSIERLQQREKPWDMVIIGGGATGVGVAMDAASRGLDCLLLEQADFGKGTSSRSTKLVHGGVRYLQQGNITLVRDALRERTLLRNNAPHLVHDMPFLIPCRNLWQRFFFGVGLKVYDWLATGNRFGRSHGVSAKKALELVETIRPETARGGVVYHDGQFDDTRLLISMARTATEQGACLLNYVAVTGLQKDSSGKIEGVIAQDRETGAELTIATRAVVNAAGPFCDAVREMDDPALPKMLAASQGVHIVLPRRFFPGDISMIVPKTSDGRVLFIIPWHDHAVVGTTDTPISEVSLEPSPQPAEIDFLLKTVADYLTVVPTRADVLSVFTGIRPLVKGDKSSRTASLSRDHTIRISDAGLITITGGKWTTVRKMAEDCVNRLLAHTGIQAKPCQTKTLQLHGYVDDVKGNQVASAGRGYYGADLPLIEQLEAEHPEWATPMHPQLSINASEVVWAVRNEMARTLDDVLARRTRCLFLNSAASLEIAPEVARLMADELGRDSEWVAEQISQFQDLAKHYQI from the coding sequence ATGCAACGCAATACTTCGATTGAACGACTGCAGCAGCGAGAAAAACCTTGGGACATGGTCATCATCGGCGGCGGTGCGACCGGTGTCGGGGTTGCCATGGATGCCGCCAGCCGAGGGTTGGATTGTCTGCTGCTTGAGCAGGCCGATTTCGGTAAAGGGACATCCAGTCGGAGTACGAAGTTAGTGCACGGTGGCGTCCGCTACCTGCAACAAGGGAATATTACGTTGGTGCGTGATGCCCTGCGTGAACGAACCCTGTTGCGGAACAATGCGCCGCACTTGGTCCATGACATGCCTTTTCTTATTCCCTGTCGCAACCTTTGGCAAAGGTTCTTCTTTGGAGTCGGATTAAAGGTTTATGACTGGTTGGCGACCGGGAATCGGTTTGGACGCTCCCACGGCGTTTCCGCGAAGAAGGCTTTGGAATTGGTGGAAACGATCCGCCCTGAAACGGCTCGAGGCGGAGTGGTGTATCACGACGGACAGTTTGATGACACAAGGCTGTTGATCAGTATGGCTCGCACCGCCACGGAGCAAGGAGCCTGTTTGCTGAACTATGTAGCCGTGACCGGTTTGCAAAAAGATTCCTCTGGGAAAATCGAGGGCGTGATTGCTCAAGATCGTGAGACCGGGGCGGAGCTAACCATTGCGACGCGGGCGGTTGTCAATGCCGCGGGTCCCTTCTGCGATGCCGTACGTGAGATGGATGACCCTGCCCTTCCCAAGATGTTGGCGGCAAGTCAGGGCGTCCATATCGTATTGCCTCGCCGTTTCTTTCCGGGCGATATCTCAATGATCGTGCCGAAGACTTCGGATGGGCGTGTCCTGTTTATTATCCCGTGGCATGATCATGCCGTCGTCGGGACCACCGATACACCGATCAGCGAAGTTTCCTTAGAACCTTCTCCGCAGCCGGCAGAGATCGATTTTTTGTTGAAAACGGTCGCAGACTATTTGACGGTCGTGCCAACACGAGCCGACGTGTTAAGCGTTTTCACGGGAATTCGCCCCTTGGTCAAAGGGGACAAATCCTCGCGCACCGCTTCGCTCTCTCGTGACCATACGATCCGAATTTCGGATGCCGGATTGATTACGATCACCGGCGGAAAATGGACGACGGTCCGCAAGATGGCCGAGGATTGTGTGAATCGGTTGTTAGCTCACACAGGTATTCAGGCGAAACCTTGTCAAACCAAGACGCTGCAGCTGCATGGCTATGTCGATGACGTGAAAGGAAACCAAGTCGCCAGCGCAGGCCGCGGTTACTATGGTGCAGATCTGCCGTTGATTGAACAGCTTGAAGCAGAGCATCCCGAATGGGCCACTCCGATGCACCCTCAATTGTCTATTAATGCTTCGGAAGTTGTCTGGGCCGTCCGCAATGAGATGGCTCGGACGTTGGACGACGTGCTGGCCCGGCGGACACGATGCTTGTTTTTGAATTCAGCGGCCAGCCTTGAAATCGCACCCGAAGTAGCTCGTCTGATGGCTGACGAATTAGGGCGAGATTCCGAGTGGGTTGCTGAACAGATTTCCCAATTCCAAGATCTTGCTAAGCACTATCAGATTTAA